One stretch of Rhinatrema bivittatum chromosome 8, aRhiBiv1.1, whole genome shotgun sequence DNA includes these proteins:
- the LGALS12 gene encoding galectin-12 isoform X2, with protein MEVTPARFLLQPPVFHPVVPYITTVFGGLYHGKIVLLQGRVPNDAQRFQVDFQCGCSMKPQADIGFHFNPRFHSVPHVICNALQDERWMEEQKSPGLPLKGGDAFQLLFVFLQERVQVSVNRRHFLEYRYRLPLERMDTLGVFGDVSVRCVAFLNSNPFTEERTVCEPLLLNSPELALPVSRPLSGGLVPGYMITVRGLVHQDPEEISLALTSKSGRDLVKLSVCFREKELRWSCSPAGGKQEKVSLTFFPFHALRFCEILLLCEAKRVRLAVNGGPLGEFHPPDLSLLQAIGLRVSGSVDLYSIQC; from the exons ATGGAGGTCACCCCGGCTCGGTTTTTGCTTCAGCCACCGGTTTTCCACCCA GTGGTCCCTTACATTACCACCGTTTTTGGTGGCTTGTATCACGGCAAAATAGTTCTGCTTCAGGGGAGGGTCCCGAATGACGCGCAaag GTTCCAGGTGGACTTTCAGTGTGGCTGCAGCATGAAGCCGCAGGCCGACATCGGCTTCCACTTCAACCCCCGCTTCCACTCTGTGCCGCACGTGATCTGCAATGCCCTGCAGGACGAAAGGTGGATGGAGGAGCAGAAGAGCCCCGGGCTTCCTCTGAAAGGCGGGGACGCCTTCCAGCTCCTCTTTGTCTTCCTGCAGGAGAGAGTCCAG gtgAGCGTGAACAGAAGGCACTTCTTGGAGTATAGGTACCGGCTGCCCCTGGAGAGGATGGACACCTTGGGGGTCTTCGGAGACGTCTCGGTTCGATGCGTTGCCTTCCTGAACAGCAAT CCATTCACAGAGGAAAGGACGGTCTGTGAG CCGCTACTTCTGAACAGCCCTGAGCTG GCACTGCCAGTCTCACGTCCACTCTCTGGTGGGTTGGTTCCGGGCTATATGATCACCGTACGAGGATTGGTGCACCAGGATCCAGAGGa gatTTCCCTGGCATTAACTTCAAAATCTGGCAGGGACCTTGTCAAGCTGTCAGTCTGCTTCCGAGAGAAGGAGCTACGCTGGAGCTGCAGCCCTGCAGGGGGAAAGCAGGAAAAAGTCTCACTCACCTTCTTCCCATTCCACGCCCTTCGCTTCTGTGAG ATCCTGCTGCTGTGTGAAGCCAAGAGAGTTAGGTTAGCTGTGAACGGCGGCCCCCTGGGTGAGTTCCACCccccagacctcagcctgctGCAGGCCATAGGGCTGCGGGTGTCGGGCAGCGTTGATCTGTACAGCATCCAGTGTTGA
- the LGALS12 gene encoding galectin-12 isoform X1, whose translation MEVTPARFLLQPPVFHPVSVSSPPHFWFELFAGESRLGSVWSAGVVPYITTVFGGLYHGKIVLLQGRVPNDAQRFQVDFQCGCSMKPQADIGFHFNPRFHSVPHVICNALQDERWMEEQKSPGLPLKGGDAFQLLFVFLQERVQVSVNRRHFLEYRYRLPLERMDTLGVFGDVSVRCVAFLNSNPFTEERTVCEPLLLNSPELALPVSRPLSGGLVPGYMITVRGLVHQDPEEISLALTSKSGRDLVKLSVCFREKELRWSCSPAGGKQEKVSLTFFPFHALRFCEILLLCEAKRVRLAVNGGPLGEFHPPDLSLLQAIGLRVSGSVDLYSIQC comes from the exons ATGGAGGTCACCCCGGCTCGGTTTTTGCTTCAGCCACCGGTTTTCCACCCAGTGAGTGTCTCTTCCCCGCCCCATTTCTGGTTTGAACTTTTTGCTGGTGAATCGAGGTTGGGCTCGGTCTGGTCGGCAGGA GTGGTCCCTTACATTACCACCGTTTTTGGTGGCTTGTATCACGGCAAAATAGTTCTGCTTCAGGGGAGGGTCCCGAATGACGCGCAaag GTTCCAGGTGGACTTTCAGTGTGGCTGCAGCATGAAGCCGCAGGCCGACATCGGCTTCCACTTCAACCCCCGCTTCCACTCTGTGCCGCACGTGATCTGCAATGCCCTGCAGGACGAAAGGTGGATGGAGGAGCAGAAGAGCCCCGGGCTTCCTCTGAAAGGCGGGGACGCCTTCCAGCTCCTCTTTGTCTTCCTGCAGGAGAGAGTCCAG gtgAGCGTGAACAGAAGGCACTTCTTGGAGTATAGGTACCGGCTGCCCCTGGAGAGGATGGACACCTTGGGGGTCTTCGGAGACGTCTCGGTTCGATGCGTTGCCTTCCTGAACAGCAAT CCATTCACAGAGGAAAGGACGGTCTGTGAG CCGCTACTTCTGAACAGCCCTGAGCTG GCACTGCCAGTCTCACGTCCACTCTCTGGTGGGTTGGTTCCGGGCTATATGATCACCGTACGAGGATTGGTGCACCAGGATCCAGAGGa gatTTCCCTGGCATTAACTTCAAAATCTGGCAGGGACCTTGTCAAGCTGTCAGTCTGCTTCCGAGAGAAGGAGCTACGCTGGAGCTGCAGCCCTGCAGGGGGAAAGCAGGAAAAAGTCTCACTCACCTTCTTCCCATTCCACGCCCTTCGCTTCTGTGAG ATCCTGCTGCTGTGTGAAGCCAAGAGAGTTAGGTTAGCTGTGAACGGCGGCCCCCTGGGTGAGTTCCACCccccagacctcagcctgctGCAGGCCATAGGGCTGCGGGTGTCGGGCAGCGTTGATCTGTACAGCATCCAGTGTTGA